Genomic window (Argopecten irradians isolate NY chromosome 2, Ai_NY, whole genome shotgun sequence):
TTATGCTACAATAATATGGCAATTTATTTTAGGGTagtatttatatgtttattaatGGACTATTTAAAGCTTCTAAATGTAAGTTTTCagttgaaaattattttgtgaCGGAATTCCAGACACTAAACGATGGCAGTGTCACCTATGTACAGACATCCGTGCTTCTTCATTACTGCTAGTCTCGAATATTCAATTTTTGTAAATCGAAAACAGGTAGGTATTATTGTTAACctttttataattgaaattGCCCTTATCACAAGGCCacaattatgtttatttttgattttgtgtcgttttgattttcaaaaacttacCAGCTAGTAAGGCAAGAAGCACACTCGAGAAAATAAGCACACATTTATTATACAAAATTTTAGTTGTGGAGATGTTCGAAGTGAGTCAGGACTGTACaggtttatatacatattttgaaattggAGGCATCATTGCTTTCCTTTTTTGCCATTTATTGCAGAGTTCATCGAAAAATGCTTGCAATTGTTTTTCTTCGATGAGACCCTTAGTAAAGGTACCAACGCACGGACGCAAAACCATAACTGTCTAACTGATATAGGAGTACGAAATAAAACTGActctaaaatgtatttttttttacacattttttacTCAATCGTTTATTACTTTATCTAGTTGTAGCGTGGCATAGGTCATCTGCGTTCTTATCTTTAGAAACAGATAAATACATACAGCTTATACTGAACTTCAAAGACACCCATTACCCCCAAAAAAACTTTAGAGGAGAAAATGTTTTGACCTAGTCATATCGAtatttttggttatttttttccTTCGTGTAAAATCTGGTTCGAAAATTGATGGCATGCAGTGCCATAATGTTTATACTCATTGGAATTTTTATCGCCGTGTTGACGTGAAATTCGCTGCAGCATCCCAATTTTCacattaatgattttgtttttcccCTTTATCACATCGGAATGCAagtataatatcaataaaaataataaatatttacagcTCTGCTCTTTGATTGTTATGTTGTCCGAAAGCAACAAAAACTGACTCAAATTTTATATCGATTTGACTAAGGAACACCACACATTTAACTACATCAAAATCATGataattaatatgaattatataGATATGCTTTTAAGGTAAACGTACATTTatggaaacaaataaaataGTGATTTATCACAAAAATGTGGTTATATGAACGATAATTGATCATcgaaaaatgtatttgaacTAGGGGTTCGTGGATAATACCATATAAGGAATGGAAAATTAACAATATACACATTGGAACATCTAAACCTCGCTTCACATAGATGAAtaactgcaatattgtagcCCAAAAgtcttttagacagataattgTGTAAATATCAGGCAGGGTTCTTATATTCGTTCTTAAAGATGAAGTGTCAACTGGAGGCTCAATTTCTTCATTATAGTAGATATCTTCAATTGAGAATATCTCCTTCATGGTGAATGATTGTTAAAAACAATTGTAGCTCCAACAGGCCATTCAAACATTAGCTGTCATTTAATGTTTCTAAACGAAAGATAACCCCATATAGAGTACAaacttttatttaaatgtacaaGTACTATGGTGGTATCGAATCTTATATTTTAATACATCTAACATTATGTGACTCGGATGTCGTTATACAGAAATTAAAAGTAGCAGATAAATTCAAATTATCAAgcatattatatacatgaatatagaacatatatttgtattggGAAGGTGTGGAGACGTTCACAATTCGGTCGATGTTGAACACCTGTCCAGTAGATGactttttatcacatacatgtacatttatctgGCGCGTcgaccatgtcataaatatcgtaggACAcctgtaataacactattatgacgtaaCAGaaagttttgacgtcataattaggtcacctgaccataggtcatggtgacctattgcgataaaagtcttttgtccgtcgtcgtgcgtcgtccgtcgtgcgacgTCCgtgaacatttatataatattattggaccttgtgaacgctATAACTTCAGCAAATATAAACCAATTAATGAAACTTTTTGTGTAGACTAACATCGGAACAatctcggacgagtttgaaaatcagcatgattcgACGgtaatttatggagttattgccctttgcactaaaaattattattggacattgtgaaaacgataacttgagtaaatatgcaccgagcttaatgaaactttgtatgtagactaacatggCATATATCTTAGATGAGTTCGAAAAGCAACCTGATTCGATCGTAACATACGGAGTTATTGCcgtttgcaataataattattgaaccttgtgaacatgatTACTTGAGTAAACATTAATTAACCGAGCTTAAAGAAATTTTTTATGTTGACATTAGAAATATCTCGGAGGAGTTCGAATATGAGATTGATTCGACGATAATTTACGTTATTGCCTTTTACActgataattattattggaccttgtgaatacAATAACTTTAATAAATCTGCACTCAGCTTTATGtaactttgtatttagactaaaattggaaagatcttggacGTGTTCAAAAATCGACCTGATTAGATGGCAACTTAcgaagttattgccctttgcaattataaacattgaatcttgtgaacatgataactttagtaaatatgatCCGAGCTTAATGCAACCTTGCTTATAGACTAACATTGCAAATATCACGAACAAGTTTGAAAGTAATCTTGATTCGACTCTAacttatttacagagttatttccctttgcaataataattattgaaccttttgaACACTGTAATGTGAGTAtatatgcaccaagcttaatgaaactttgtatgtaggcCTATTAAATGTACGttcctatttcgtgaacaaaagacatcagttggctagtaaattacataactaatttgtataaaatatcaggtgaccgttaaggcccatgggtctcttgtctttatatgacgtcgcaggattgtctcagtagacggaaaaaCGCTACATCCTAGCCGGATTTCTAACTTTTTATATAGAGATGAAATTGAAAAGTATCTTACAGCACAGTTAATTAAAGTAATGTGATGAAtataatcttacactcgtgactatgtgatataaaatttatcataTTCGTTAAGTAATTTGATAAGACACTTGCCTAAAGGTTCgtgacatatcaaattattgaactcgtttgatgaattcatatcacatagccactcatgtaagatccttcATATACCGAGATATCGTCAGTTTACCCATGTTATACACGTGCTTTATTTAAAGTATGATTCAGTAATGAAATCTGATTCCATTGTTGGCACGAGGTTTGCTTTACCTCGCCTCTTGTGATGGCTACACCTATTTGTGGCATCAGATTTGGAATGCAACCAACTATAAGATATTTCCGTGTTTCTGTAAAATGCTTTGATTAATCAGTCTTCCTGGTATAAAGTGTCATTCAAATGTAGCCCTGAGTTTACAGAACGGAAAGGTAGGAACTCTGAAAAGGGAATTCCAGTGAATCAGCGTCCAAATGTTATAAATAGCCTTCTTTTGAACCAAAGATATAAAGCCATAATATATGAATTCTGAACCAACCATGCTTGATGATATAGACACTACTGGCCATTGTACCACAGAATGTTTAGATAGCAATTTCTCATTTAAATGCGTATGTGAAATTATCTGCTCCGATCGTTGTCACAAAAATTACGAAGTCTTgtgttttcctttttttaatttGAGACAAGTCGTTTATAGGTGtgtgtactgtaaaccaacttatctTTGCGTGCGATAGAACTTaaaataaattagaaaataatcgtCGCGAATGTGAGCACTGATAAAAAAATAAGTTCTTAATAAGACAAAAGTAAGTTGTTTTACAGAAGGTACTGGTGTATTTGGCTTTGGCACAGATTATTTGTGCCCTGAGAGATCTGGGCAACAGTATGTCTTCCCCAAGCCTTTTTGTTTAGATTGGGAAACGACTacattaaatattgatttcaagTACTGTAATTGTATGGTGTTGAAATAAGATTAGCCTTTCAGAAACAAAGGTAGTAGAtgcatttcaataaaataacaacaataatgacaaaaacaataaaaacgtgtcatttgtattttttaataaatcatattttaaatagtCATTCTTGGATACATAATTAATAGgaaaaaatgaattgaaaaataatataacaaaagCGTAAACTTAccgaaatacatgtatgtacaaatgaCAAGTCGAATTCTATTTAAAAGTTATTTGCATGTTAATCTAAAGAAGatgatattacaatgtacaacaTCCAAGAGCATACATAAATTTGTGACTCTTACGTCAATTCTTATTCTTTAATTggatttcaaaaatatattttgtaaccTTTATAACACGACGATTTGTTCCTATCTGATCATTGTTTTTCAATATCCTGGATATCATTTACCATGAATCAACAGCATGAGAcgacaatacatttacatgtggTTAAAAAATTCTAACTTCTTTTAATCTCCAAATCGACAACCAGATTTCGAAATACGTCACACCGTAACAAagtaatatttattgttttctataattatatacacaCTGAACACCACCAACAGTTACTATTTTAAAAATACTTTGAAGTTTATGTACAGGTGAAGTTtatctgttacatgtataatagttAATTTGAATAAAAGCATGGAGTTGCAATTCAATATCGGATTAATTTTGCTTTCTAGACTACCCCATTACGTAAAGTGTTCGTATTCCAATACTGCTTATTTACATAACGATTTTGCATATATTTTATAGGGCGACTCGACTTTTGGTATATGTTTTTAGTtcaaatattcataaatataaaaGGAAGGCGTGAGAGTGGGGGTTAGCGGCACGTGCGCTCACCTTATTTCTCCGACCCTTTCTGTAAATAGATTTAATATCATCCTTGGTGTTTGTACAGGTAGGCTATCTATATCGTCACATAAAAGTTTGTAGTTTTTAAAGGGCAAAAAAGTCATAGtgctacaatgtataaagtcACCAGACCTTAGTAGCTAGAACTTTAAATCACCAATGCGTTTCATGTCCTCCATTTCGCATCAGGGCTGAGTGCTGATATCAGTCAGTTCCCTAGGCCTGTCAACCTGAACACCCATGCCCACTTGCACGTAACCGTGTTTACCGAGACTGGCGGTATGGTAATCATCATTCCGGTTTCCACTTCCGGTAATGCCCTCCAACTTAGTTCTGCAGTATAGCCAATCAGATCGACTTGAGTTGCTGAGGTAACCAATGGCGATCCGAGAATCAAAAGGTCATTTTTGGGCCAGTTCAAAACAATAGCATACACTACTGTTTGATTGGCAGCTTTCTTGGATGTGTACCTTTTGAGGACAAAGCAGAAATTTACGAAATAAATTGAGTTACAGAAATATGACTAAAGGAATATCTGGAATATTTATTGGGTATTTGTGTCATTTTTCCTGCAATACGTTGATGATGTCATGTCTCGTGTATTTTTTCTTGGTTGTCATCACTTATATTAACCTATTTTTCACCCTCTTTGTACACTGCAATTAAATTGTTTGTAAGATATATTACCAGACGTgagtttttaaaaatatattttaaaaaaaaaaccacgcATCGCTATTTCATCATCGAAATATTGGTGGAAAGAGACGTACTTATAACATACCACATTATTAGAAGCAACAGTAGGTTCTTCTTAATCTTCGTCTTATTAGAATGTGATGCTAATTTTATATTTGTCCGGCCTGATACCGAATATGACGTTTTACCTGACATATGACTTACCAAACATCGGATGTGAGGGTGTCGTTCTGGTAAGTCCAAGGAACACTAGAGTATATTGCCTCTCCGTTCAGATCCAGCCAGCTGCCTAATTGGCGGAGACGTTCTTCAAATATTGGAATAATTCGTCCGTCGTGTGTCGGTCCAACGTTGATAAGCAGGTTTCCACCACAACTGTAAGTAGAGTTATTAGTGCAGTATTGTTTTCTATTAGATCAGTTTAAATGACGTTAACCTTTTAAGGTTTCTTTAAAGAAGCCATTGTTTAATTATCACATCTTAATTGTATTATTGTGTTTAATGTCTTTTgaacatttttcttttaaatctccattaataacataatttataaatacaaatgtgaTTGCAGAAAATAAAAGCTGATCAAGGTTCAAAATATAATGCATGATgataagaatataaaaaaatccaaaGATGATATTCTTCCAGAATCAATGACATACCTGATTGTTTCCGCCAGAGTTTTTATCAGCGCTTCGATGGAAATAATATCTTCGTATGTGGCTGGCCGACGGTAGCCCCAAGAGCCCAAATCCAAAGTCATACAGTTTTCCCATTTGTGTTTCTGAAGGACACCTGGAAGAACATCccaatttttctaatttttaatttgacttGAGTATTCAATGTTAGTAAGATGGATCAGGCattcttttttaaattcaatttgatttaatgtttgatatataacacagaatcCGTAGCAACCAAAACAGCATTCAACATTGAAAAATAAGTATCGGACAAAACAGCATTCAACATCAAAAACTGAGTGTCGGACATGACATTTATTTTTGCATCTTAGACCATTTATACAAACTGTCTTATGTTATTAGtgttttaagaaacttttttaTTTGGCCTGCTTTagttcggaaaggtagtgggcctttaaactaATGTTTATACGACTACAGTTTACCAAAGAAAACCTTACGCGGATTGTACTTGTCTTTACAGTTCCAGTAGCCGCCATGTTTACAGGGCGTGTTCTTTCCCCATCTGTCATTGACCACCACAGAATCCTTTACTGGGCTGTCAAAAGagaaaatattatcataattattatcTTCCCAAACGGTTCTGTGGTGTATCCAGTAAGTTGTTGGAGGGCTGTAGGAACACATACACCTATTTTAAAAACTGGCTTTCAAACTCatgtatttttttacatttgttttaattttgtcaaCTTCAGGAAACGTCCTAGGGATTCGACAACGCACCAACATACTTCTCTGGACCCGTCACTGAGCTGAGAAGACTCCTATATTATTGTAAAAAGTCATGGTAAATTTGAGGTGACTTGATGTACAGTAACCGGCATAGGTCTTCTGATAAATTGTTTGTAAAGGCTAAATAACTAAAAAGCGATGCGTGAAACCACAACCAAAGGTAACTCTATGAtgtaaaaatatacagaaaatgCACGCAAAGACgtaatttatatgatttatatcaatACCATACCTAGTGTTGTATAGTCAGACGTGAATCAGTAGAGTTTCAGCACACCCTACCATCACCTTAtttactgttatataacaaGGCGTGAGTTAGTAGAGTTTCAGCACATCCAATCATCACCTTTCCTACTGTTGTAAAACAGGGCGAGGAAATCAGTAGAGTTTCAGCACACACTACCATCGCCTTACCTACTGTTGTATAACCAGGCGAGGAAATCAGTAGAGTTTCAGCTTACCCTATCATCACCTTACCTACTGTTGTATAACTAGGCGAGGAAATCATTGGAGTTTCAGTTCACCCTCCAATCGCCTTACCTACTGTTGTATAACCAGGCGAGGAAATCAGTAGAGTTCCAGTAGAAGTCGTCGACTTCCCATGCTCCATCAGACCAAATTAGTTCAGGATGATACTTGTTCActaattcatacagttctggcAACGTCTTGGTCTATTGAGTAGAACAAATAATTACAACAAATTGCTTGGTCTTTTAGGTAAGTCATATATTAAGCGTTGATTttgtaaatgcaaatatatttttttcagaccaaacatgatatttttgaaactttgataacaatataaatcatattcatCCTCCTTATTCCAGTCAAATGTTCGATAGGATAAGGCAATTTACATATAATTAAGATAATATCCAGCTTGTCTTACCAGCGATATACTccgttatttaaaaaaaaactataatttaaaaaataatttagtgTTATACCATCATAGATTCAGTGTTAAAAAACTATGCTTTTGATCAATTCAATATCATGCATTTATAACATGACGCTATCCAAATTGAAACACCTTTGAAGATGATTGTTAAACACTTTTGGTGTTGGAATCCGTATTTCCACTAGACAGTGTTTGATAATTAGATATCCTTTGAATCAGTTTTCAGTTTATGCTTTTTTTGTATGCATGTCAGGagtgtatttatttgtaaatataaagcTTTGAAGCATTCCTTGTCCAGTCTCGTGACTTAGCGGATCCGAGTACTCAAAATGGATCTAAATACATGATGTATAGACTGCTTACTTAAATTTCAGACATGataattatttatgattttaattacagatttgtaaaaaaattgcCCTATTCTACTACAATATTCTTgttattacattacattatgtGTTGTAGCACGAGGTTATTtccaaaattgtattttttaattattttcaaatttaaaaaaaaaataagcaaagAAGTAAACCACCGTACCATTGTCATAGTTACTTTAACTGTTGTTCAGAACAGGCAATTTAGTTTGCATTGCAGAATTTAATTcggtataaaatatatcaacaatacTCCTTTTTATTATGAGCCGTTCCATATTGTTTAACGTTTTATTTTTCGTTTATTTAGCGTTCCTTTTTATAATGAGGCGTTCCATATTTTTTAACGTTTTATTTTTCGTTTATTTAGCGTTCCATATCGGGTAGCGTGACGTTTGTTGATCTAAATCTTGGTAATGATATTGAATCGCATTACGTtccatgtacatgtttatattacataagaaaggattttatctaaaaatggAATGATACCTTGACGAACTCCTGAGTTGTATAGTTATTAGCCTTGTCCTGTAAGTAGAGTGGATTGTAAAACTCGAATAAAGAATGATACACTCCGAATTTCATGTCCTTCTGTTTTCTCACGGCTACTGCAAGATCGCCTttacagaaatacaaaaataaaattagtatGCGATATCGtcttttcaaatgtttttgaCTATGCAATACTACCGTATCACTAACTCATTCTCATACAAAAGTCACTAGATACTGCGAACAgcgtatacatacatgtgtttACTCAAATACTATAGGGAGGGGATGTTTTTAATGTGTTCACTGAAACCGCCAATTATACACAACATcgaaatattcagaaattcatTGGCAAGTTAcaatattatcatataaagTAACGAATTAAAGGAATAAGTGAAGCGCGAATATATCATTATGGGAAACCGCGAAATAATGACGCCGCGTATATAAATCGCTACAGTATCAAGTAAAATGCTCagttattttctttctttataacTCGCATTAGTTGTATTTATCTATATAGCTAGACCTATTTTAGTTCATTAtgacaaaatatcaacaacTCTTTTTGCCTAAAAAGTGCGAAGATTACTGGGATATTCTGTGATGCAtacatattatttaatatgtaacaATGGGTTAAGCGATGATTCCGTTTAATGACATTgaagaaataaatatgaataccaAGAAATTTTACCAGTTAGATCACGTTTAGGACCTACGTCCATGGAATTCCAGTTCCACGAATAACTCGATGGCCAGTTTGTATATCCTTCGTGATGTTTTGTAACTAGAACTACATATCtgaaaagaacaaataaaaatcaattatttgtgTCCAGCACATTTTGTTCTCTCATTTCCATCTTCCTgtgatatacatttaaaaattttCTTTAGCACAGTTGCGTTGTACAAGCAAGTATTGATTCATCATTGTAAAGgtcatttatgtatttataacagTAAGTTCGTTACCATGAATAGATAGCTTGCCTTGAGTTCAAGAACAACGAACTTAGGTACACTATTATATAAATTTCTGATTTGTATGTGTAATTTATGGTGGTGACAGCCCGAGACCGTCCTTGTGCgtacacaaatattttaaaataaatgtgtcATTGCAGATAACATATTAACGATACACAGGAAACATAaaggaaataaataatttactaGATGCAGTGAAGCATATAGCGAACGAAATTGAAATGATCTAAAGGATGACAAATGTGAAAAATGGGTTACCAACAGCAAAACAACGCAACCACCATTCGTTTTACTTCTAAAACAGACTTACTTCGCCCCGGAAGCTTTGAAGATTTTTGCCCACTTGTCCGGATCATAAAACTCTGCGGTGAACTGCGCTGCAAAATCCGGATATGTGAAGTCCGGCGGATAGTTCTCCGACATGAACTTTACAATAGCCGGAGTTTTGAAGCCTTTCCATGCATACCACATATAAGCGCCAGAAAAACTAGGCACGGAAAACACTCCCCAGTGTATGAATATCCCTATTTTGGACTGGTCAAACCATTCTGGCAATGGCCGTGAGTCCAGTGAATCCCAATTAGGCAAATAGCCAAAGGAAAAGTTCAATAAACAAACGACGGAGAGCAGACGAAGAAATGAcacagccgccatatttgttTACCTCTCCTCGTTTCTTACCGTCGACTGATCACGACTATTAATATTGTATACCCTCATACCACCACTAGATTTTACCTGGTCTCGGTCGATCGAATACTCGACATATTGTGCACAGAGTACATGTGTacagaatgttttttttctcgAGTATCGTCACTGCATATTGATTCTCCCTTTGCATTAGAAATtcttttcagaatattttattcttTAGATCATTTCAAAAGATATGGTTTCTGAaacatatttctataaatacagaaaacaaCAGTTAATGAAAAAGATATGCGTACAAATTAAACCTAAACACTGTACATAGGACTCTAGTTGCATCATATAAATATCCTGATAAACATCAAAATAGTATAACAAAGAAAC
Coding sequences:
- the LOC138315634 gene encoding alpha-L-fucosidase-like gives rise to the protein MAAVSFLRLLSVVCLLNFSFGYLPNWDSLDSRPLPEWFDQSKIGIFIHWGVFSVPSFSGAYMWYAWKGFKTPAIVKFMSENYPPDFTYPDFAAQFTAEFYDPDKWAKIFKASGAKYVVLVTKHHEGYTNWPSSYSWNWNSMDVGPKRDLTGDLAVAVRKQKDMKFGVYHSLFEFYNPLYLQDKANNYTTQEFVKTKTLPELYELVNKYHPELIWSDGAWEVDDFYWNSTDFLAWLYNSSPVKDSVVVNDRWGKNTPCKHGGYWNCKDKYNPRVLQKHKWENCMTLDLGSWGYRRPATYEDIISIEALIKTLAETISCGGNLLINVGPTHDGRIIPIFEERLRQLGSWLDLNGEAIYSSVPWTYQNDTLTSDVWYTSKKAANQTVVYAIVLNWPKNDLLILGSPLVTSATQVDLIGYTAELSWRALPEVETGMMITIPPVSVNTVTCKWAWVFRLTGLGN